In the genome of Prunus dulcis unplaced genomic scaffold, ALMONDv2, whole genome shotgun sequence, one region contains:
- the LOC117613029 gene encoding spidroin-1-like, with the protein MSGYGGDGYGGGHGGGRGPGGGGYGFNGGGGRGGVGRGGRGGGGDGRGVRGGGVYGGGGGYGGRDGACFKCGELGHMARDCSGGGPCFKCGELGHMARDCSGGSCFKCGELGHMARDCSGGGPCFKCGELGHMARDCSGGSCFKCGELGHMARNCIGGGVCFKCGELGHMARDCNEGGSGGGGGSDGCYQRGESGHFARECPNGGKTKIIQTSKDSPEPTGGCYQGGESGHLAREGPNGGKAKIIQTSKDRPEPSEALPHNTAGGADDPKKSYAEALLQEAEPSSDLNELLGRWNLQDVRNTYSAWEGPLKDRITSQYQSIFRTLIDVIVTLESNKITSGKGYLDCTNIMVAGRGGFFYTRACLLNRPETNNPTEPSFRGQFETLVRTILHDRHDSQVELDHFLKLAKDLDFDFKQLRRHPFLLSGEDKYEFVTQIFSRLELREKSRRWTKGYNDKVKREVDILSRIKDDPHFLSVYSTKKYKNSAAGAYEYSRNAFFHVNDYVRKAHYETYLDKQGMHKSNMTEKQICDKLVSFFPFLLIDTFDYAVGNGLDICSII; encoded by the exons ATGAGTGGGTATGGCGGTGATGGCTATGGGGGAGGCCATGGTGGTGGTAGGGGCCCAGGCGGGGGCGGATATGGGTTTAACGGTGGCGGTGGAAGAGGCGGAGTGGGTAGAGGTGGCAGAGGAGGCGGGGGTGATGGTCGAGGTGTCAGAGGAGGGGGTGTGTatggcggtggcggtggctATGGAGGACGTGATGGCGCCTGCTTCAAGTGCGGTGAGCTTGGGCATATGGCTAGGGACTGCAGTGGTGGCGGCCCCTGCTTCAAGTGCGGTGAGCTTGGGCATATGGCTAGGGACTGCAGTGGTGGCTCCTGCTTCAAGTGCGGTGAGCTTGGGCATATGGCTAGGGACTGCAGTGGTGGCGGCCCCTGCTTCAAGTGCGGTGAGCTTGGGCATATGGCTAGGGACTGCAGTGGTGGCTCCTGCTTCAAGTGCGGTGAGCTTGGGCATATGGCTAGGAACTGCATTGGTGGCGGCGTCTGCTTCAAGTGCGGTGAGCTTGGGCATATGGCTAGGGACTGCAACGAGGGCGGCTccggcggtggtggtggttccGATGGCTGCTACCAACGCGGTGAGTCTGGCCATTTCGCAAGGGAGTGCCCTAATGGAGGCAAGACAAAAATTATCCAAACATCAAAAGACAGCCCCGAACCCACCGGTGGCTGCTACCAAGGCGGTGAGTCTGGCCATTTGGCAAGGGAGGGCCCTAATGGAGGCAAGGCAAAAATTATCCAAACATCAAAAGACAGGCCCGAACCCAGCGAAG CTTTACCTCATAATACGGCTGGAGGTGCCGATGATCCAAAGAAGAGTTATGCCGAAGCTCTTTTACAAGAGGCCGAACCTTCGAGCGATCTGAATGAACTTCTTGGGAGGTGGAATCTGCAGGATGTGAGAAATACGTATAGCGCGTGGGAGGGGCCTTTAAAGGACAGAATAACATCTCAATATCAAAGTATCTTTCG CACTCTAATTGATGTTATAGTTACGCTTGAGTCAAACAAGATAACCAGCGGTAAAGGTTATCTGGACTGCACAAATATTATGGTGGCGGGCAGAGGtggatttttttatacaagggCTTGCCTATTAAATAGGCCAGAGACGAACAACCCAACGGAGCCTTCATTTAGAGGGCAATTTGAGACACTGGTTAGAACGATCCTTCATGATCGACATGACTCACAAGTGGAGTTGgatcattttctcaaattaGCTAAAGACCTTGA TTTCGATTTTAAGCAATTAAGACGTCACCCGTTCTTGTTATCGGGCGAAGACAAATATGAGTTTGTAACTCAAATTTTTTCGCGTCTCGAGTTGAGGGAAAAGTCTAGAAGATGGACAAAAGGCTACAACGACAAAGTAAAGAGGGAGGTTGATATTTTGAGCAGAATTAAAGATGACCCTCATTTCTTATCTGTTTACTCTACCAAGAAATACAAGAATAGTGCAGCAGGGGCGTACGAGTATTCAAGAAATGCCTTCTTTCATGTGAACGATTATGTCAGAAAAGCCCACTACGAGACATATCTG GACAAACAGGGAATGCACAAGTCTAATATG ACAGAAAAGCAAATATGTGACAAGCTTGTATCCTTCTTCCCGTTCCTCCTCATCGATACTTTCGACTATGCGGTCGGGAATGGCCTTGACATATGCAGTATAATTTGA